The following are from one region of the Cyclopterus lumpus isolate fCycLum1 chromosome 21, fCycLum1.pri, whole genome shotgun sequence genome:
- the LOC117750307 gene encoding gamma-crystallin M3-like, with the protein MTMGKIIFYEDRNFQGRQYETSSDCPELTSYLNKCQSCRVESGCFVVYDRPNYMGNQYFMKRGEYSDYQSMLGMRDCIRSCRTIPMHRGSYKMKIYERENFGGQSHEMMEDCDNIQDRYRMSDCQSCNVMEGHWLMYEQPQYRGKQMYMRPGEYKSFRDMGMSGMKFMSMRRIMDSCN; encoded by the exons ATGACCATGGGCAAG ATCATCTTCTACGAGGACAGGAACTTCCAGGGTCGTCAATATGAGACCAGCAGTGACTGCCCAGAGCTGACCTCCTACCTGAACAAGTGCCAGTCCTGCAGGGTGGAGAGTGGCTGCTTCGTGGTCTATGACCGCCCCAACTACATGGGGAACCAGTACTTCATGAAGAGGGGCGAGTACTCCGACTACCAGAGCATGCTGGGCATGAGGGACTGCATCAGGTCTTGCCGTACCATCCCCATG CACAGGGGATCCTACAAGATGAAGATCTACGAGAGGGAGAACTTCGGTGGTCAGAGTCATGAGATGATGGAGGACTGTGACAACATCCAGGACCGCTACCGCATGTCCGACTGCCAGTCCTGCAACGTGATGGAGGGCCACTGGCTGATGTACGAGCAGCCCCAGTACAGAGGCAAGCAGATGTACATGAGGCCCGGAGAGTACAAGAGCTTCAGGGACATGGGCATGAGCGGCATGAAGTTCATGAGCATGAGGCGCATCATGGATTCCTGCAACTAA
- the crygm5 gene encoding crystallin, gamma M5, with the protein MGKIIFYEDKNFQGRSYETSSDCDELTSYLSRCNSCRVESGCFMVYERPNYMGHQTLARRGEYPDNQRLMGMTSSDCIRSSRMIPTHRGQFRMRIYERESFRGQMNEVTDDCDSIQDRFHMSDCQSVNVMDGHWLMYEQPQYRGRMLYLRPGEYRSMRDMGTGPMDMRIGSIRRIMDSC; encoded by the exons ATGGGCAAA ATCATCTTCTACGAGGACAAGAACTTCCAGGGTCGCTCCTACGAGACCAGCAGCGACTGCGATGAGCTGACTTCTTATCTGAGCCGCTGCAACTCCTGCAGGGTGGAGAGCGGCTGCTTCATGGTCTACGAACGACCCAACTACATGGGCCACCAGACGCTGGCGAGGAGGGGAGAGTACCCCGACAACCAGCGCCTGATGGGCATGACCTCGAGCGACTGCATCCGCTCCAGCCGCATGATCCCCACG CACAGGGGCCAGTTCAGGATGAGGATCTACGAGAGGGAGAGCTTCAGGGGTCAGATGAACGAGGTGACTGACGACTGCGACTCCATCCAGGACCGCTTCCACATGTCCGACTGCCAGTCCGTCAACGTGATGGACGGCCACTGGCTGATGTACGAGCAGCCCCAGTACAGAGGCCGGATGCTCTACCTGAGGCCCGGAGAGTACAGGAGCATGAGGGACATGGGAACGGGTCCCATGGACATGAGGATCGGATCCATCCGGCGCATCATGGATTCCTGTTAA
- the LOC117750287 gene encoding gamma-crystallin M3-like: protein MSNTGMNMRGKITFYEEKNFQGRSYECMNDCSDMTSYLSRCQSCRVESGCFMVYDRTNYMGNQYFMKRGEYSDYQSMMGMRDCVRSCRMIPMHRGQFRMKIYENENFGGQSHEMMDDCDNIMDRYRMNDCQSCNVMDGHWLMYEQPQYRGKQMYMRPGEYRSFRDMGMSGMKFMSMRRIMDSCN from the exons ATGAGCAACACCGGCATGAACATGAGGGGCAAG ATCACCTTCTACGAGGAGAAGAACTTCCAGGGCCGCTCCTATGAGTGCATGAACGACTGTTCTGACATGACCTCTTACCTGAGCAGGTGCCAGTCCTGCAGGGTGGAGAGTGGCTGCTTCATGGTGTACGACCGCACCAACTACATGGGGAACCAGTACTTCATGAAGAGGGGCGAGTACTCCGACTACCAGAGCATGATGGGAATGAGGGACTGTGTCAGGTCTTGCCGTATGATCCCCATG CACAGAGGACAGTTCAGGATGAAGATCTACGAGAATGAGAACTTCGGTGGTCAGAGTCATGAGATGATGGACGACTGCGACAACATCATGGACCGTTACCGCATGAACGACTGCCAGTCCTGCAACGTGATGGACGGCCACTGGCTGATGTACGAGCAGCCCCAGTACAGAGGCAAGCAGATGTACATGAGGCCCGGAGAGTACAGGAGCTTCAGGGACATGGGCATGAGCGGCATGAAGTTCATGAGCATGAGGCGCATCATGGATTCCTGCAACTAA
- the LOC117750330 gene encoding gamma-crystallin M2-like: MTMGKITFYEEKNFQGRSYECMSDCSDMTSYLSRCQSCRVESGCFMVYDRTNYMGNQYFMKRGEYSDYQNMMGMRDCVRSCRMIPMHRGQFRMKIYERENFGGQSHEMMEDCDNIMDRYRMNDCQSCNVMEGHWLMYEQPQYRGKQMYMRPGEYRSFRDMGMSGMRFMSMRRITDM, encoded by the exons ATGACCATGGGCAAG ATCACCTTCTACGAGGAGAAGAACTTCCAGGGCCGCTCCTATGAGTGCATGAGCGACTGCTCTGACATGACCTCCTACCTGAGCAGGTGCCAGTCCTGCAGGGTGGAGAGTGGCTGCTTCATGGTGTACGACCGCACCAACTACATGGGGAACCAGTACTTCATGAAGAGGGGCGAGTACTCCGACTACCAGAACATGATGGGAATGAGGGACTGTGTCAGGTCTTGCCGTATGATCCCCATG cacAGAGGACAGTTCAGGATGAAGATCTACGAGAGGGAGAACTTCGGTGGTCAGAGTCACGAGATGATGGAGGACTGTGACAACATCATGGACCGTTACCGCATGAACGACTGCCAGTCCTGCAACGTGATGGAGGGCCACTGGCTGATGTACGAGCAGCCCCAGTACAGAGGCAAGCAGATGTACATGAGGCCCGGAGAGTACAGGAGCTTCAGGGACATGGGCATGAGCGGCATGAGGTTCATGAGCATGAGGCGCATCACTGACATGTAA
- the LOC117750343 gene encoding gamma-crystallin M1-like, which produces MGKITFYEEKNFQGRSYECMSDCSDMTSYLSRCQSCRVESGCFMVYDRTNYMGNQYYLKRGEYSDFQNMLDMSGGVRSCRMIPMHRGQFRMKIYERENFGGQSHELMEDCDNIMDRYRMNDVQSCNVMEGHWLMYEQPQYRGKQMYMRPGEYRSFRDMGMSGMRFMSMRRITDMC; this is translated from the exons ATGGGCAAG ATCACCTTCTACGAGGAGAAGAACTTCCAGGGCCGCTCCTATGAGTGCATGAGCGACTGCTCTGACATGACCTCCTACCTGAGCAGGTGCCAGTCCTGCAGGGTGGAGAGCGGCTGCTTCATGGTGTACGACCGCACCAACTACATGGGGAACCAGTACTACTTGAAGAGGGGCGAGTACTCCGACTTCCAGAACATGCTGGACATGAGTGGTGGCGTCAGGTCTTGCCGTATGATCCCCATG cataGAGGCCAGTTCAGGATGAAGATCTACGAGAGGGAGAACTTCGGTGGTCAGAGCCACGAGCTGATGGAGGACTGTGACAACATCATGGACCGTTACCGCATGAACGACGTCCAGTCCTGCAACGTGATGGAGGGCCACTGGCTGATGTACGAGCAGCCCCAGTACAGAGGCAAGCAGATGTACATGAGGCCCGGAGAGTACAGGAGCTTCAGGGACATGGGCATGAGCGGCATGAGGTTCATGAGCATGAGGCGCATCACTGATATGTGCTAA